The genome window ttaagcaaggtttcattgaacataattttgaatgattcttatagatgcctaaaacctctttagttttaatctatgattgactttataatagcatgctcaaatctttatttttatgtcaaaaccatacattatatttcataaacaaagacaatgaaaaatatcaagccttccagacaaaagccatgtatcgtcattgaaaagcaatatgaaaatcatcaaaatatacattcttgcttctcaagcacataaataagattaatctcactaggtgtaaaatcattagatttctatcttgcattaacataagacatgcaattttcattatcattttcaagattacaagcatgatcatatttttgcattttcattattaaattattaaaaatataattttcaagaaaatttaaagaaaaagaaaagtgcatcatgaaaagcatcatgtaatttcgaagtaaattagggggatttcgattacctcatcattgtaggctgttaaggcgtagtttgccgccttgcttttgttgactttctcttcttcggaggagctcgattcatcccaatttttgttcttcttcttgcgtttaaagcaagtagttccattctttttgttttttaattttcgtttcattttaagttcaccatcacttgagcttatgctcgagtggtcttcaaatgttctatgtcccaaatccttcctgttctttggaaggttggtttgttcatcattgtcctcatcacttgagtcatcgctcaagtggcattcatttgtccagagctccaaatccttcctgttctttggaaggtggttctcaagttcttcacgtgcattgcacgtcatttcatatgtgatcaatgaaccaattagttcttcaagtggaaaatggttcaagtttttcgattcttgaatagcagttacttttgaatcccaagttttagaaagtgagcgcaaaactttgttaacgagttcaaaatccgaaaagcttttaccaagtgattttaaaccattgacgacatccgtaaaacgggtgtacatgtcaacaacggtttcgcttggtttcatatgaaaaagctcgaaatcaagcagtagaatattaactttcgagtctttgactctactagttccctcgtgcgtgatttcaagagtgcgccaaatatcgaaagccgtttcacacgtagaaatccgattgaactcatttttgtccaatgcgcaaaataaggcattcatagcctttgcgtttaaagaaaaattcttcttctccaaaaccgaccattcgttcatcggtttggagggaagttaaaaaccattttcaatgatattccataaatccagatttagagaaattaagaaaactctcattcgagttttccaataagtgtagtccaatccgttaaagaacggtggacgaaagaccgaacaaccctcttgaaaagtcatttctctcgggtgtaaatccgaaatgagaaatacctcgctctgataccaattgttaggatcgagagcactaagaggggggggggtgaattagtgcagcggaaatcttacaataatttaaaaaccaaaagctgcgttcgttcaaaaactattatgatgcaaaagcaaattctcagtttgtatctaagtgcagtttgcgtctaagcgcagattgcgtttaagcgtagttttgcgtctgaactcagatttacgtctaaatgcagatttacgtctaaacgcagatttacgtctaaacgcagatttacgtctaaacgcagatttacgtctaaacgcagttttacgtctaaacgcagttttacgtctaaacgcagatttacgtctaaacgcagttttacgtctagacgcagatttacgtctaaactttgaaaactcgtttgtatactcgcagaaggcagtatgcagttgaaatcaagatgtaaacgtgaactgaaatctgatgattgagcgaggaaagccaatttacgtctgaatgcagttttacgtctaaatgttgaaattcgttcgtaaaatcgtagaggacagattgcagttattaataggattaaaatgtaagcgtaaactgcaaagaagctcgttcgtaaaagcacggaaaacagttctgcagaatcaaacgtaaacgtaaactgtaatgtatgaaaatacgaatttacgtctgaatgcagatttggaagaacagcacttagaacttgttcgtgaaagcgcagagagcagtagtgatgagggaggtttgtagtaatgataaagtgctcgaaaataaacgcaaaccagagatttagagtggttcggtcagccttgacctactccacttttggcttcctccaccgatgaggttgccgacgtcaactaggtgccttccttcaatgggcgaaggccaaacttccctcttacagtttctctccttttgacaggcttaggagacaacctttacagacctttctctcctcactttacaactgaaaacttgaagaacagaaggaggagacttaaaggatttacaacacttttgagctcttagaatcacagaaaagatcaagatttcggtgtaggtctgtatcttttcagtgctgaatgggtggggtatttataggccccaacccaattcaaaattcgagctcaaaacgatcaaatcgatcaaatcccagaattctgggatcaggcggttgcacctctcgactggagaggtggcaccgcctggcagagctcgaagactgagctctgccgattgcttctctctgccagagctcgaagactgagctcgatggttgcatcacctggcagagctcgaagactgagcttggtgattgcatcacctggcagagctcgaaactgagctcggtggttgcatcacctggcagagctccaagctgagctcaggctgatccacctctctgccagagctcgaagactgagctcggtgattgcatcacctggcagagctcgagactgagctcaggctgatgcacctctctgccagagctcgaagactgagctcggtggttgcatcgcttggcagagctcgaaacttgagctctggcggtgctacctcttggtagaggaggttgcatcgcccagtctagctcgaagactgagctctgggcggttgcacctctcggctggggcggttgcacctcccagcctcgcagccctggcggttgcacctcctggctggggcggttgcacctcccaaccccacagcccaggcggttgcacctcctggtgcaatcagggtccgaatggttcactccattcggcccactttgaatcttttcaggggcccaattgccccaagattaagctaatgggatcacctcccattttcatgcttaatcatcatgctaactacgattaactctaagacaacttctgcagctttgctccgatgcgtcaatcgcttcttccggcgagtttccggccaacttccgtcgatcaaccgataaccctcggtgatccttctgcggacatccggcatactcctggactttgcgacgatccacttggcgagttccgacgagcttcgcttggcaagcttccggacttctcggatctgttctcgctgaacctccgacgaccgtccgaacttccgttgaactctcgaactcccaacgtgatcatgatcttgactccggcgcaacacctgctgcttgtcttactcttatcgtagttaatcctgcacacttaaaacaaaacttcaatcgagacaattaatcctaagcaattaaccaagttgtccgacatgtcattggtccctcgacgcttcgtccgattcttcggcgcatcgtcctctcgtgcagcctattgcccaatcggccagttgactccgcaactccgatatccttggcacaatacccgctcttcttggcccgatgcccgagtccacggcccgaagccttctgtcgatacgccgaccgatccaccggcccgacgtccaatcttctgacatgttctttcggcacaacatgattttcctgctttaattatctcatcctgatcgaagcatcctgcgtcactcaaaacgcagattaaatcataaacatatatcaagtagtttcatcatcaaaatatgagattcaacaacaattccatactgaagtctttctctgtagcatttaactgctcaccataagctttagcctgcaacttgtacaaagtatgacatttctttccattagctataacaagagaacccttactgagttttcattgccctctgtgaaatctgctttcatagtcttcatcatctagtcttccaactgaaattaaattcagcctcaagtcaaccacatgtctcacatccttaagtaccaacttgcagccaaggttggtctttaaatggatatcacccatgccaatgatgtctgctgtgccatagttgcccatcttgacaacaccaaagtttccagacctgtatgtagcaaaaaactccctccgaggtgtagcatgataagaagcacctgtgtcaatcacccactcaagatcctgacacacacaagaaaaaatatcatcagaaggagacaaaatcaaataatcaccaccctgcactgtagttgtagtattatcctttgattctgtagactccacttcttttccctttttcttgttcttcttaggttgcttacattggttcttgtaatgtcctttctcaccacagttatagcaaacaatatcttttcttgatcttgacttgctcctacccatacgtgaactgcttctggattttgaccttcctctgttctctgagataagtgactgtgaatcattctgagatgttgctgaactctttcttctcaactcctcattcaacaaactgcttgttacttgactcatagtgacaataccatctgacgcagaattactgagggaaaccaccagtgtctcccaactttctggtaatgaactgagaagtaacaatgcctgcaactcatcatcaagagacattttcatagaggataactggttaataatactctgcatttcattcaaatgctcagcaatagaagcaccctctctatattttaggttcacaagttttctgatcaaaaaagctttgttgccagctgtttttctctcatagagactttccaattttttccaaagagaatatgcagaaatttcagtagaaacatggtgaaatacactatcatcaagccactgtctaataaacccaattgtttttcgatctaacctcttccactcatcatctatcatagttgtaggttttgcactatccccttgcaaaggtccatacaaatctttgcaatacaagagatcttccattcttggtttccatatcatccaattatttccattcaaactaatcatgcgagaaatattactggcctccatgttcaaatacaaaaattaaatcaccaaaaccccgctctgataccagttgatggggataaaaagaggaataacctttgtataggaacaaatactagaagaccaaaatacgcagcggaataaaatggaaacacaatcaaacagaacaccaagatatacgtggaaaaccccttcaatgtgaagggtaaaaaccacggggcaaactagagataatttactatgagaataatgaatatacaaatctcaatctcttgcccaaaacccaagcaacaaccacaagagaataactgggatacaaggatcacgttactgcccacaatatctaaaacctcccaagtaatcacagcaagagcctactatagatttgatctaacctgagatgagaacactgctagatgattgtgaacagtctctctgcgttgtccttgtcttcttccctttctttctcttccttttctgccttgttctccttcttctctttggaatctcgtggctccaaagatctgcctcgttgctgcctttttatagctttaatctgcctctaaaacgcagccaccacacccccctaatcttaattagggttaggttaagagagggtgtgggctgtgggctgataaagcccacatgggctgaatatgggccatcagcccaacagctCCCGTTGACGTATCCTGTCACCAATTAGGAATCGCTGAAAACCCCGAAGTTATCCACGTGCATCACAAGGCCGAGGCGTAGTCCGTGGAGTAGTGCCTCGTACTCGGCCTGTTGGGAGCTATCGGTCTTTTCGCTGTGATCTTGCCGTCTCTCTTTATTAAGCCTCTGTCTCTTTTTGTTCTTTCTGTGAACTGTGATCTGTCTGTCAACAAGAGAAAGCTTTCATGGCTCCTTTCCTGTGACATCTGTTaccgtaagtaacttttttagccgtgacctgggGGTCGACGCGgttggttcaggggtccgaacgaCTAGGATCAGGAGAGACTGCAAGACTCGGGATCTCGGGGCGGCTGATCACGGGGAATAAGGCTGGGATGCTCCGCGTCGTCGGGTTGGGTCGGCTTCAACCGAGTACCTGCACTAAGGTCGGGTCGGtgattcggcccgacccctccaacggtcAAGTTAGTGGTGTAGAGGGGAGTTTTTGGGGAAAATCGCGTGCTTGTCTGCTTACCTTGCCCGCTTGAAGCCCGAGGGCAGGGCCGTGCACCTGACCCCGTCCGTTGTCgaagtgggcgttgcgtggacggTCGAGTCGAGTCGCCGCAAGGTATGGCGAGCCTTGGTCGACGCCATCCCCTGCCTCGTCCGGGCGTGCGTGGTCTGGGTATGGCTAGCGAGGGTGCGCGTCATGCTGACATTAATGTTCGTCTGTTGGGGCAGTGTGCCGTCCGGTCGAGGCTGACAGCGGGCGGTGTTATGTCAAATCCGGTATGTTGCACCCtatttgtttttacccctatcatattccccccccgaaaggagccatgcgtcggtttttgcatgtggggggtccgaggcatggctgcTGCCTTTAGGTGAATTGGCCATGCGGGTCCACAGGGCATGTCGTCGGCGGGTCGGTCGGGCGGCGTCGAGCTCGGGAATCACGGGGTCGACAAGGGACGAGGAACACGATGCGGGTGAGCTACTCCTACGattatgtacttccgctgtccTGAAGCCGGCGGGAAGGGTCCGAGTAGGTCCAAGCCCCACTGCCCGAATGGCCACGCACAATCGATGGGGCTGAGTGGGACCGCAGGCTATCGGGGCGCGCGGGCGTGTCGCTGGCATGAATCGCACCGCTGTGCGTAAGccttcgcgtcccggcacatggttggccagtagtagccttggcggagtaCTTTGTGTGCCAAGGTCCGTCCGCCAATGTGTTCGCCGCAAACCCCTTCGTGGGTTTCGGCCAGGACCGTCTgtgcttcgtcaggctccaagcacCGCAGGAGGGCGTAGGCGAAGGACCGTCTGTAAAGCCGCCCGCTCTCCTCGGTGTACCACGCATGTGTACGGCACAGGCGCCGAGCCGCTACCTCGTCGAGGGGAAGGGTGCCATCCTTCTTGAAGCGCAGCAGCTCATGTACCCATGTGATCGGCGCACTGCCTGGGGCGGCGACCGCTACTTCAATGGCGCGAGCAGGGAGCTCCTCAACCTCCGGCCATGCTTCGGAGGTCGGCTTTGACGCGAgcttagctagcgcgtcggcTCGCGCGTTCTCCTCCCTCGGAACGTTAGATAACGTAAAGTAAGGGAACTTGGCGGTTAGGTCCTTTACCCGTGCCATGTATTTTGCCATGGTTGCGTCCCGAGCTTCGTATCCTCCGCTGAGCTGTTCGGCCacgagctgcgagtcggtgaggatatGTATTGCGGCCACCTGCATCTCAAGGGCCAACCTCAGTCCAGCTAGGAGTGCCTCGTActctgcctcgttgttggtggccttaaacccgaagcggagggaacgttCAAACGAGCGTCCGTCGGGGGCGAGGAGAACCAGTCCCGCGCCGGCACCCCTTGAATTGGTCGAGCCGTCCACATGCAGGGTCCAAGCTTCGGGGGTTTGCTCGAGGTCCCTGTCCTCCATCTGAGTTaactccgcgatgaagtcggccaccgcctgagccttgatggcggtcctgggcacgtatcttaTGTCATGTTCGcccagctccaccgcccatttgaggagccatcctgcaacatcaaattttgttCAGATCTGCCGaaggggttggtcggtgatgacctccaccgtgTGCGCCTGGAAGTAGGGGTGCAACTTTCGAGCCGAGAGCACCAAGGCGAGCGCGAGTTTTTCGATCGGTGGGTAACGCTCCTCGGGTCCACCCAGGacatggctgacgtagtagatcgggagttgttGGTCAGAGCTTTCCTTGATCAGGACAGAGCTGACCGCGTGTGGGGAGGCCGCCATGTAGAGACCCAGCTTCTCGCCGGGAGAAACAGAGGCGAGCCGGGGGAGGTTCGCTAGGCGCTGCTTTACTTGTTTGAAGGCTTCTTCGCACTCCGTTGTCCATCGGAATTTTTTCGGGTCCTTgagcgccctgaagaaggggaggcagtgaTCCCCCAACCGGGCAAGGAAACGGGATATGGCAACAATCCTTCCGTTCagtcgctgcaggtctttgatcgtccgggGTGACTGCATGTTGATGATCGCTTGGactttctccgggttggcgtcaattcccctttcatgtataatgaacccgaggaatttcccGAAGGTGACACTGAAGGCGCAttttgtggggttgagccgcatgccgaacttgcgtagcgtgctgaacgcctcggccaggtcggcaatATGTGCTTCGGTCTTttggcttttcacgatcatgtcgtctatgtatacttccatgttccttccgatctgatgggcgaacattttgttcaccgtcctctggtacgtggccccggcatttttcaacccgaacggcatgaccttatagaagtacaccccctggtcggtgaggaaggccgtgtgTTCGCTGTCCTCGGGCgctatcctgatctggttgtaccctgaataggcgtccatgaaagagaggcgCGCGTGTCCAGCCGTTgcatcgaccaactggtcgattctcgggagggggtagcaatctttcgggcatgcattgttgagactggtgtagtcaacgcacatcctccagcttccattgtgttttttcacaaggactacattggacagtcATTGAGGATACTTGGCTTCCTCTATGAAGCCTGCTGCTAAGAGACGGGTCACCTCTTCTCGTATAGCCTGCTACCGATCAGGGGCCTGCCGTCTGGGTCTTTGCTTCACCgggcgagcgtcaggtgggatgttAAGGTGGTGCTGTGCCACCCttgggtcgacgcccgtcatatcagacggggaccaggcgaagatgtcggcgttttCCCGTAGGAGTCCGACGAGCCGTTCTTGTTCCTGTTCGGGTAGCTCTGAACCCACCTTGACTGTTCGGTCAGGTCGGGCTTCTTGTAATGGTACATCAATGGTGGGCCCCTTCGGCTCGGGATGAGGTGCCGGTCTTTTTGTCTCCCGTGGGTCCTCCAGCGGTGGCTCGACCCTGGTTCTCTTGTGTAGCGAAACGGCGgttaggtagcaccgcctggactctcgggggcttccgcTGACTTCTTCGACCCCAGCGTGAGTCGGGAACTTAATGGTTTGATAGTAGGTCGAGACAACGGCTCTGATTTTATTGAGGGTCGACCGTCCCAGTATGGCATTGTAGGCCGtaggaaggtcgaccaccaaaaAGGTGGTCATCACCGTTTTTGACCTTGGCGGGACGCCCAGGGTTAAAGGCAAAGTGATGGCTCCCAAAGGTGATATTGAATCTCCCATGAACCCGGTGAGCGCTGAGCCGATTGGGCGTAAGCTTTCCTTGGCtaagccgagcttttggaaggcgtcaaagtaaagtatatcggccgagcttcccgtgtcgaccatgatccttctcaccTGCGCGTTGGCTATCCTGGCCGATATTACCAGGGCGTCGTCGTGGTCAGGTCGCTCGGCAACTCCGGTCGGGAAGGTAATCTCGGGCTCGGGCTCGTGTCCCGAGGCTTCGTCGGGAGCGGCCCGGGCATACGCCTTTCTGCCCGACGCGGAGCCCCCCCTGCTACGGGACCCCCGGCTATCACGTCGATGTGTCGTTCGACGGGGCCTTCCGGGTGAGGTGACGGCTCCTTGACCGGTGGAAGGTAGTGGCTGAGAtgccctcggcggatgagctcctcgatctgcctttTTAGCTCACGGCACTGCTCAGTGTCGTGCCCATGCTGCCGATGGAAACGGCAGTATTTCGAGCGGTCCGCGAGCTCtcgcgggctcctcatcgggtgggGCTCCTTGAGTAATCCCTTCCCCTTCTCATGGAGAAGTATTTTCGTCTGCGAAGAACTCAAGACGGGGAGAGGAGACCTCGGGTCGGATCTATCCAACCTACGACGGGAGGTGGAGGGCTGCTGCTGTCGGGGCGGCTCCGTCTTGACTTTTTTGTGTTCTTCCCGCTTCCTGGCCATCCATGTCTCCGCGGCGATGAACTGGCCAGCACGCTGAATCATTTCGGGAACCGCGgcagggggtcgctccacgagagaccagaagaaccgggaaggccgcaggcctgtcatgaatgcctgcatcagtaGAGAGAGGTGAGCGTCCGATAGTCCGCGAATTTGAGTcgtaaagcggttcacaaaatgggagaggggctcgtcctccctctggttgagcccgaggagtaaTGCCACGGATGGTTTCGGTCGAGCGTAAGCTAGGAAACTGAGCTCGAAGTCTTtggcgagttggtcgaaggaggcgatggtcccggCCTTCAGACCGCTGTACCACGCGCGGGCCGGACCCCGTAGggttgtcgggaacgccctgcacatcaaagcgTCGGAGGTCCCGTATAgtgccatttgggcgcgaaaggtggccacgtggtccgctgggtTAGCGGCGCCGTCATATGCGTCCAACGAGGGCAGGCGGAAGTGTGACGGGATCGCCTGATCTTggatctcgggggtgaacggggatCCTTGCTGTCTGTCCACTCCGTGGTCTCCCTTGGACTTACGGACCTCTTGTTGTACTTCGTCAagtctttgactgacgaggcgcagctGGGCTCGTAGGGCATTTGTAGAATCGGCGGACGGAGCCTCGCGCTCGGGGCGGCTCGCCGTATCTTCCGCCTCCCGGCTCCCGGGCCGAGCCATCGGGTTCTGGGGTGAGCCAGGGAGCCCGGAGAGGGGCATGTGAGCTCGGACGAGGGTTTCCTGTTGCTGTGAAGGGTGAGCCACGCGCGGAGGGGTTCGCCGTGAGATaatcgggatgatggtctgcaccaTGCTCGTCAGGGCTCAGACTTGGTGagtgaggtcgtgaaaggcc of Musa acuminata AAA Group cultivar baxijiao chromosome BXJ1-7, Cavendish_Baxijiao_AAA, whole genome shotgun sequence contains these proteins:
- the LOC103992989 gene encoding uncharacterized protein LOC103992989, producing the protein MVQTIIPIISRRTPPRVAHPSQQQETLVRAHMPLSGLPGSPQNPMARPGSREAEDTASRPEREAPSADSTNALRAQLRLVSQRLDEVQQEVRKSKGDHGVDRQQGSPFTPEIQDQAIPSHFRLPSLDAYDGAANPADHVATFRAQMALYGTSDALMCRAFPTTLRGPARAWYSGLKAGTIASFDQLAKDFELSFLAYARPKPSVALLLGLNQREDEPLSHFVNRFTTQIRGLSDAHLSLLMQAFMTGLRPSRFFWSLVERPPAAVPEMIQRAGQFIAAETWMARKREEHKKVKTEPPRQQQPSTSRRRLDRSDPRSPLPVLSSSQTKILLHEKGKGLLKEPHPMRSPRELADRSKYCRFHRQHGHDTEQCRELKRQIEELIRRGHLSHYLPPVKEPSPHPEGPVERHIDVIAGGPVAGGAPRRAERRMPGPLPTKPRDTSPSPRLPSRPELPSDLTTTTPW